AGTCGAAAAGCCCAAATAGCACAATCAAACAAGAGTATGATAAAAGTCATGTGGCAAGAGAATAGAATTTGGAGATATACTGTGGGATTGTTACTCAAAGAGATTCACAATGTGACGGTGACGACATTCTTTTATTaaggaagagaagattcTCGCATCAGATATTTGACAGACCGATAACAATTCCGCTCCTGGGTCGTAACCACTAATACTAGTTCTACCATTCCACGGTATCAGATCTATCGATcatatactatctatatatccATCATGTCCCATCACCACCATTCTCACGACCACGGCCACTGCCACGGCGAAGGAGACGATGGGCACGACCACACGAATGACATCACCCCCGCCCTCCAATCCCTCCTCTACTCTCAGATCCAGTTTGACTCGATCACTACATTGAATGGTATGGTATTGTCTTCTATATGTTGCAACACAGGAATCAGCTCTGATGTTTGAATGTGGTGCAGAAGCGACACCTGCATCCGGAGCTGCCATTGTCAAGAAAACATGGGTGGAGAGGCAGAACGAcgagccggagctggagagtgACGCAGACGAGCAGTTGTTGATGTATATTCCGTATGTTTTCCCTCTTTCACCTCCTCCCtctatccttcttctccttttcccgAACGCGATATTGGTTATTATTGCGAACGATCGTTCAGGATTTACCCCGCGGTGCCCCTCAACCTCGATAGCGATACCGATATCGACTCACCACGACCGCTGCCGCTTTCCGAAAAAGTTATTATTGAGACACTAGATTTGCTAACGGTTTCTCACTGATATGCAGATTTACTGGCCAAGTCAACGTCCACTCCCTTCTCATCTACACTGCCCCCACACCATCCGCTCCGAAGACGGTGAAACTCTTCAAAAACCGCGACGACCTAGACTTCTCGACTGCCTCGGAACTCAAACCGACTCAGACGATTGAAGTACCACAGCCAATCCCAGGAACTGATGTTTTTGAACTGCCCTTGAACCGCGCGCACTGGAATGCTACCACCTCCATCACTTTGTTCTTCGAAGACAATTGGagtgatggcgaggaagaggtgacAAAAGTTGGGTACATCGGGCTTAAGGGTCAGTTCATGGCCTTGAACCGGGAGCCCGTTAGCTTTCTGTATGAAGCGGCAGCTAACCCTGGTGACCATGTGGCCATCCCTGGTGTCAGCGGTGTTGGTGGCCGGATCATGCCTGGCCAGTGACGCGGTTTCTTGAGGTTAAGGCGATTTCTTAAAGGAAATACGGGTGTTTTCGCAAGCGCTGACACCAGTTTAATGAAATGATGGTTTTTGAACGGGTTTCGGCATAAGCATGGCAAGCAACGGCGCTCTCTGTATGTATTATAGAGTTGAACTCTAATTACCCCAGTTCAAATTTGACTGATCGAATCACTGAACACTGTAATAATTGGGAGCGTATTCAAGAAGATAGCTCTTTTCAATCTTGGTAATGTCCCGGATGAACGTCTTCTCTCCTGTCTGCATTATTTCATGGAAGATGACCCAGTCCGCCTTCCGATTCTACAAATTACGTGTTAGCAGACAACACTCGACTCTCAATTGATAGGATGGGTGGAATCACTTACAAACATCAGGGAGCTGGGGTGGGCGTGGAGGGTCATGCCCCCACTGACTGTTTTGAATGTGCCATCTGGCTGCATCCTCGCGGCCTGGGCGAAATACCCCGTTGTGAGACATCGTTGTATCTGCTCAGCAGGCTTTGAAATATCAAGCTGTTTATATTGGGACGGGAGACTCTCGTCAACTCGTATTTCAAAGCGTTCAAGATATCGCTTGAGCTGGGCTCTGACGCTGACAGCTCGCTGCAGCGATCGATAGTTCAGGAGGTTATCTCGACACCACTTGGAATCTTTCTTCCCCCTTGTGACGAATGCCTGGTAAACATTAAGATAAGTTAGATGGTCaccttcttcgacggcgaACTTTCTGCGGGTGCTCTCAGAAGACTTCCGATCCCCATCGTGTTGAACCCACAATGCGCCCTGGAGATTGACCATGGCGGCAATAGTTAGAATCTCGCTTAAACACCCAAAGGATTGCGCCGAAAGAAGAACTCTTGCCATCATTGGGTCGACAGAAAGTTCCGCCATTCGCATCCCCAAAGGTTTTGTAAGCTTGGCATAGTCATCAACAGCTCCCAATGAATATAGAAGTTCAAATGCACGTATCACAAGGTCCGCAGGAGGCGAGGTCAGAAAGTCGAACCGGACTATGTTATCTATTCCTAGGGCCTTTAGCTGCATGACCACAGGGGCGAGGTTGGATCGTTGAATTTCTGGTACGGTAGCCTCGGGCAATTTTTCGTATGCCTGTTGTGTATAGAGACGGAAGCATTTTCCAGGTTTTGTTCTTCCAGCTCGACCAGCGCGTTGGACAGTTGCAGCCTTTGATATTGGTACTGCCGTCAGCGTTTCAATGCCCGTGCTAGGGTTGTATGCCCTCAGTTTTGCGAATCCGCAGTCTATAACGTAGACGATCCCGTTTATGGTAACGGAAGCTTCGGCAATATTCGTCGACACGACCACTTTCCGTGTGTTTCCTGGTGTCGGTTCAAAGACGTACATCTGCTGATCTGTCGTGAGACCCGCGTAAAGAGGAAGTGGTAGCAGAGACTTTGACTTAGGATGGAGTGTAGCAGCGCGTTCGGAAATTAACTGAATTGCAGTCTCAATTTCTTCTCGCCCAGTAAGAAAGATTAAAAtatctccctcgccctcgtgTTGGTGTATATCAAACACTGTTTTCACGCTTCGCTCCACATAATCTTCAGCTGGTGATTCGAGGAACAGGGTATCGACTGGGTACATTCGGCCTTCGAGGCTTATGATTCTTCCAATGCTTCCACCGATTTCGCCATCCGGATCCTGTTGGAAATCGTCTCCAGCAAAAAAGCGTAGGAAGTCTTCCGCCTGCAGAGTTGCACTACTAACCACGATACGGAGCTCAGGGCGTCTctttagtatttttttaagaatgCCCAAGAGGATATCAGTGCTCAGTGACCTTTCATGTGCTTCATCGACCATAATGACTGTGTACCGCGATAAAAGAGGGTCTACAAGAGCCTCTCTAAGTAGCATTCCATCGGTTAAGAACTTTATCCTCGTGTTAGAGGACGTGTGGTCTTCAAAGCGAATAGAGTAGCCCACGTCCTCGCCTAATTTGCAGCGCATTTCTTCTGCAACTCTGGCTGCTACCGTGGTAGCGGCCACTCGACGAGGCTAATATGTCATTAGTTAACTGAGAATAAATAGCGATATTATGGGAAGGTTCTCACCTGTGTCACGGCAATGGTCTTTCCTTCTGCACACCATCCTGCTTGGTCAAGATATTGAGGTAGTTGTGTTGTTTTCCCGCTCCCAGTCTGCCCAACGACAATTGTGACTGGGTATGTCTCCACAAGATATAGCAAACTCTCCTTGTGTCTTGCGATTGGAAGTAAGGATGGCGGCTTGTATAGGGAAGGAATAAAACTCGTCCCGACATCCAACTCCGAAGCCATGATTGCACTTCACCTTTGAAAGATTGGATAGTTTGGAAGATTCAGGAGCAATGGGAAGTCACCTCAGTCTACAGGGAAATCCAAATGCCATCTTGAATTTACACCAAAAGGTTCTGCACTGCGACTTAATTAATGGTCCACACTGTCGCTGCATTGACAAGCAAACAAGCCCTGGAGAGCTCCGGTGGATCCAGCTTTGTTAAAGCAGCAATGGCCTTATCCAGGGCGTTGCTGTCACGTGTGCTCACACGTCACTGTATTATTGGTAACGGAGTGGGTGGCTGAACTAATAAGGTGGCTGATGCTGGGAGCTTTGAGTGGCCTTTAATCGCATTCGCTCACCATCTCGATTGCTTTCTGCCTGCTGGGCTCATTTTTCGCCGCGATTCTTCAAGTCACCAAGTTTAAAATTGCAACTTCGCCTCTTTCCACAACTTCTAGCGTCAGTGTTTTTGTACCATTTGCGCCCTCTAGCAACAATGTCCGATACAGACAAACCCGTATGTGTTCCACCCCTCTCTGTCCCCCGCATGTCTCAAGGAATACAAGCTCACCCTAGCCAGAACCAGGCCCCTAAATCACCCGCTGGGCCAAATAATTCAAGCCCAGAGTCCCCGACTACCGCGCGTCCTTTAGACTTTGACGATGAGTTCCAAGAGACCGGTGTCACTTCTgcaccagctgcagcacaAACCCAGAGCACCGCGGAGGCTGCCCCGCCGAAACCACCACGTCCCTTGTCTCCGCAACAACAAGCGGAAAATACTCTGAAAGAAGCGTTCCCGTCGATAGATGAGTCTGTTGTCAAGGCCGTATTGATGGCAAGCGCCTGTGATGTGGAGCGAGCTTTCCATGCACTCCTCGGTCCGCATGACTGATCCAAATTTATTGGGCTATGGGTTGACAGGTTTATAGGTATGACAGATCCAAATGCGACTGCGCAGGATGACTACGTACCCCCGAAGCCGCCGCGCCCATCTGCAGCACAAAGACAGCTGGAAGCTGATGAGCTCTATGCTCGTCAACTTGCCGAACACTACAATCGTCGTGCACAACCTCgtggagaagatgaagcttaTCGCCAGCAACGGGGTGCTGTTAATGAAGCAGAAGGGAAAGAGTATAATTTCTTTGATGGTACATATCCCCAGCTATTCAAGTACTGGCCTGGTTATTTAACGTTGCTGCAGACGACCTTCCCGTGATTCGCGAGAACATTCGCAAGGGTTTCTTTGATACCCAGACAAAGGTCAGCTCATGGGTTCAGACCTTGAAAAAGAGGatcgacggcgaggatgatgaagaagaccaaggtCATACTGCGCATGGGTACAACGAGGAAAGCTATGGTCGACCTCGGAGAAGTGGCGACTTGGGCCGTCGCAGTGGTGATCGTGAGCGGTATGATGCAGACCCGCAAGTTTTGAGCGATGATTTCTCTGCGCTCGAACTGAGGGATACAGAAGGTTGTTTACTCCATTCTTCTTTTACGATACTTTTGTGGCTAGACTAA
This region of Aspergillus puulaauensis MK2 DNA, chromosome 5, nearly complete sequence genomic DNA includes:
- a CDS encoding PITH domain-containing protein (COG:O;~EggNog:ENOG410PNU2;~InterPro:IPR008979,IPR010400,IPR037047;~PFAM:PF06201) — protein: MSHHHHSHDHGHCHGEGDDGHDHTNDITPALQSLLYSQIQFDSITTLNEATPASGAAIVKKTWVERQNDEPELESDADEQLLMYIPFTGQVNVHSLLIYTAPTPSAPKTVKLFKNRDDLDFSTASELKPTQTIEVPQPIPGTDVFELPLNRAHWNATTSITLFFEDNWSDGEEEVTKVGYIGLKGQFMALNREPVSFLYEAAANPGDHVAIPGVSGVGGRIMPGQ
- a CDS encoding putative ATP dependent RNA helicase (COG:A;~EggNog:ENOG410PG85;~InterPro:IPR011709,IPR027417,IPR007502,IPR014001, IPR001650;~PFAM:PF04408,PF07717,PF00271;~go_function: GO:0004386 - helicase activity [Evidence IEA]), which produces MASELDVGTSFIPSLYKPPSLLPIARHKESLLYLVETYPVTIVVGQTGSGKTTQLPQYLDQAGWCAEGKTIAVTQPRRVAATTVAARVAEEMRCKLGEDVGYSIRFEDHTSSNTRIKFLTDGMLLREALVDPLLSRYTVIMVDEAHERSLSTDILLGILKKILKRRPELRIVVSSATLQAEDFLRFFAGDDFQQDPDGEIGGSIGRIISLEGRMYPVDTLFLESPAEDYVERSVKTVFDIHQHEGEGDILIFLTGREEIETAIQLISERAATLHPKSKSLLPLPLYAGLTTDQQMYVFEPTPGNTRKVVVSTNIAEASVTINGIVYVIDCGFAKLRAYNPSTGIETLTAVPISKAATVQRAGRAGRTKPGKCFRLYTQQAYEKLPEATVPEIQRSNLAPVVMQLKALGIDNIVRFDFLTSPPADLVIRAFELLYSLGAVDDYAKLTKPLGMRMAELSVDPMMARVLLSAQSFGCLSEILTIAAMVNLQGALWVQHDGDRKSSESTRRKFAVEEGDHLTYLNVYQAFVTRGKKDSKWCRDNLLNYRSLQRAVSVRAQLKRYLERFEIRVDESLPSQYKQLDISKPAEQIQRCLTTGYFAQAARMQPDGTFKTVSGGMTLHAHPSSLMFNRKADWVIFHEIMQTGEKTFIRDITKIEKSYLLEYAPNYYSVQ
- the CUE5 gene encoding ubiquitin-binding protein cue5 (COG:O;~EggNog:ENOG410PJY8;~InterPro:IPR009060,IPR003892;~PFAM:PF02845;~go_function: GO:0005515 - protein binding [Evidence IEA];~go_function: GO:0043130 - ubiquitin binding [Evidence IEA]), which gives rise to MSDTDKPAPKSPAGPNNSSPESPTTARPLDFDDEFQETGVTSAPAAAQTQSTAEAAPPKPPRPLSPQQQAENTLKEAFPSIDESVVKAVLMASACDVERAFHALLGMTDPNATAQDDYVPPKPPRPSAAQRQLEADELYARQLAEHYNRRAQPRGEDEAYRQQRGAVNEAEGKEYNFFDDDLPVIRENIRKGFFDTQTKVSSWVQTLKKRIDGEDDEEDQGHTAHGYNEESYGRPRRSGDLGRRSGDRERYDADPQVLSDDFSALELRDTEAPPARPPRPPANSALHKNPSPSPDRRKVSFQEGPPTEIRNVYDASEPAKRQPPAGGKQSKWQPLSTVEPSPVGENDPFSLGDSDDEKDTKPKDTNTTEGSDRAKKATAGDASEEPASTSKDTDKTENTDKAS